The following coding sequences lie in one Takifugu flavidus isolate HTHZ2018 chromosome 4, ASM371156v2, whole genome shotgun sequence genomic window:
- the LOC130523609 gene encoding LOW QUALITY PROTEIN: bladder cancer-associated protein-like (The sequence of the model RefSeq protein was modified relative to this genomic sequence to represent the inferred CDS: deleted 2 bases in 1 codon): protein MYCLQWLLPVLLIPKPLNPALWFNHSMFMGFYLLSFLLERKPCTICALVFLAALFLLCYSCWGNCFLYHCQDAALPDAAHNPVIVGT, encoded by the exons ATGTATTGTCTACAGTGGCTActtcctgtgctgctcatccccaaGCCGCTCAACCCA GCGCTGTGGTTCAACCACTCCATGTTCATGGGCTTCTACCTGCTGAGCTTCCTGCTGGAGAGGAAGCCCTGCACCATCTGTGCCTTGGTCTTCCTGgctgccctcttcctcctctgctataGTTGCTGGGGCAACTGCTTCCTCTACCACTGCCAAGATGCTGCCCTCCCAGACGCAGCCCACAACCCAGTGATCGTCGGGACTTAG